One Solibacillus sp. R5-41 DNA segment encodes these proteins:
- the rpsD gene encoding 30S ribosomal protein S4 has translation MSRYTGPSWKLSRRLGISLSGTGKEIAKRPYAPGQHGPNSRTKKSEYGLQLTEKQKLRHMYGMTERQFKNVYIKAGKLQGLHGENFMILLETRLDNLVYRLGLARTRRAARQLVNHGHILVNGSRVDIPSYSVKPGQTIALREKSANLTVVAESIEVNNFVPEYLSFDADSKVGTFVRLPERSELSAEINEQFIVEFYSR, from the coding sequence ATGTCTCGTTATACAGGTCCATCATGGAAACTTTCTCGTCGTCTTGGTATTTCATTAAGCGGCACAGGTAAAGAAATCGCTAAACGCCCTTACGCACCAGGTCAACACGGTCCAAACTCTCGCACTAAGAAATCAGAGTATGGTCTACAATTAACTGAAAAACAAAAATTACGTCATATGTACGGTATGACTGAACGTCAATTCAAAAACGTTTATATCAAAGCTGGTAAATTACAAGGTCTACACGGTGAAAACTTCATGATCTTATTAGAAACTCGCCTTGACAACTTAGTTTACCGTTTAGGTTTAGCTCGCACTCGTCGTGCAGCTCGTCAATTAGTTAACCACGGTCACATCTTAGTAAATGGTAGTCGCGTTGACATCCCATCTTACTCAGTAAAACCAGGTCAAACAATCGCATTACGCGAAAAATCAGCTAACTTAACAGTAGTTGCTGAATCAATCGAAGTAAACAACTTCGTTCCTGAGTACTTATCATTTGATGCTGACTCTAAAGTTGGTACATTTGTACGTTTACCAGAGCGTTCTGAATTATCTGCTGAAATCAACGAACAATTCATCGTAGAGTTCTACTCTCGTTAA
- a CDS encoding Yip1 family protein, whose product MVEQQVRYVDDRHAILSIAIKPRDTIQYVLKTKNLPYFLFIGIIGMFSSNVASFIGSTFDGKYSLGDIIYSSFMSSFLLYFLSTFIVAGIFLLSAKMLGGKGTFKQMFRVVSITMIPYIWILPLLLFWMQFAPQSFFDISYIETGLGDVILQFVGYVFILIASIWTYALTIIGISEVHKITKWRAFFASILVLIVLCAILVFTLL is encoded by the coding sequence TTGGTTGAACAGCAAGTGAGATATGTCGATGATCGGCATGCCATTTTAAGTATTGCGATTAAACCGCGTGATACAATTCAGTATGTATTAAAAACGAAAAACTTGCCGTACTTTCTATTTATCGGGATTATCGGCATGTTTAGTAGTAATGTAGCGAGTTTTATAGGGTCGACGTTTGATGGGAAATACTCATTAGGAGATATCATTTACTCTTCGTTCATGTCGAGTTTCTTACTTTATTTTTTATCAACCTTCATTGTAGCGGGAATTTTTCTATTGTCTGCAAAAATGTTAGGTGGAAAAGGCACCTTTAAGCAAATGTTCCGTGTTGTAAGCATCACGATGATTCCCTATATTTGGATTTTGCCATTGCTGTTATTTTGGATGCAATTTGCACCGCAGTCCTTTTTCGATATTTCGTATATCGAAACCGGTCTAGGTGATGTCATTTTACAATTTGTTGGCTACGTCTTTATTCTCATCGCAAGTATTTGGACATATGCATTAACGATTATCGGTATTTCAGAAGTACATAAAATTACAAAATGGCGTGCCTTTTTCGCTTCAATTCTTGTACTCATTGTCCTATGTGCGATTTTAGTATTTACATTACTTTAG
- the tyrS gene encoding tyrosine--tRNA ligase translates to MNELIQDLQWRGLLYQQTDAEGMEKLLNEQKVSLYVGVDPTADSMHIGHIVPLLTLRRFQQAGHTPVLLVGGATGTVGDPSGRSEERQLQTMEQIDQNVQGLKKQMERLFDFTSGSENAAKLVNNHDWVGPLSLIDFLRDYGKLINVNYILNKDTVASRLDSGISFTEFAYTLIQGIDFNHLYDHHNVRIQVGGSDQWGNITTGLEMIRKTHDEQAKAFGITIPLVTKADGTKFGKTAGGAVWLDAEKTSPYEFYQFWINAADADVVKYLKIFTFLSHEEIESLEVSVQEEPHLRKAQKALAEEMTRLIHGEAGLEAAERITKALFSGDLKSLSVDEMKVAFAGIPSVEVAKADQNIVELIVEAGISSSKRQAREDVTNGAISINGEKVTDLEYVVDSKYRLEDAFAIIRRGKKKYHMVKFV, encoded by the coding sequence ATGAACGAATTAATTCAAGACTTACAATGGCGCGGGTTATTATACCAGCAAACAGATGCAGAAGGTATGGAAAAATTATTAAACGAGCAAAAAGTATCGTTGTATGTTGGGGTGGATCCAACAGCTGATTCCATGCATATCGGTCATATTGTACCATTATTAACATTACGCCGTTTCCAACAAGCGGGGCATACGCCTGTTTTATTAGTAGGTGGAGCAACAGGAACAGTTGGAGATCCATCGGGTCGTTCAGAAGAGCGTCAATTACAAACGATGGAGCAAATCGATCAAAACGTACAAGGCTTAAAGAAACAAATGGAGCGTTTATTTGATTTTACTTCGGGTTCTGAAAACGCAGCTAAACTTGTAAACAACCATGACTGGGTTGGTCCATTATCATTAATCGATTTCCTACGTGATTACGGAAAGCTAATTAACGTCAACTACATTTTAAATAAAGATACAGTGGCATCACGTCTTGATTCAGGTATTTCGTTTACGGAATTTGCGTACACATTAATTCAAGGGATTGACTTTAATCATTTATACGATCACCACAATGTTCGAATTCAAGTAGGTGGTTCTGATCAGTGGGGGAATATTACGACTGGATTAGAAATGATTCGTAAAACACATGATGAGCAGGCGAAAGCTTTTGGTATTACGATTCCTTTAGTAACAAAAGCAGATGGTACAAAGTTCGGTAAAACAGCGGGTGGCGCGGTTTGGTTAGATGCAGAAAAAACATCACCTTATGAGTTCTACCAATTTTGGATTAACGCAGCCGATGCAGATGTTGTGAAATACTTAAAAATCTTCACATTCTTATCGCATGAAGAAATAGAAAGCTTAGAAGTAAGTGTGCAAGAAGAGCCACATTTACGCAAAGCACAAAAGGCATTAGCAGAAGAAATGACGCGATTAATTCATGGAGAAGCGGGCTTAGAAGCAGCGGAACGTATTACAAAAGCATTGTTCTCAGGTGATTTAAAGTCGTTGTCTGTAGATGAAATGAAAGTTGCCTTTGCGGGTATTCCTTCTGTTGAAGTAGCAAAGGCAGATCAAAACATCGTGGAATTAATTGTTGAAGCAGGCATTTCATCATCAAAGCGTCAAGCACGAGAAGATGTGACAAATGGAGCGATTAGCATTAACGGTGAAAAAGTGACGGATTTAGAATATGTTGTCGATAGTAAATATCGTTTAGAAGACGCCTTTGCCATCATCCGTCGCGGTAAGAAAAAATACCATATGGTGAAATTCGTCTAA